Part of the Diprion similis isolate iyDipSimi1 chromosome 10, iyDipSimi1.1, whole genome shotgun sequence genome, aataagtgaaattaACCTAAAGTTCAGTGTGCTGCTGCGGGTTTTCGGCAAATCTGACGAACCTGATTATCAATATTGCTATCGGTAGTGGAGGTGAAAAATACCTaaagaatatatttcttttccatctttctttctatccGTCTAATCGTGTATACAGTGTTAATGTTACGCCGAACGGACTGGAGGAGAAATATAATCCCCGCGATCGTGTTTACCGTCATCATCGCTGTCACATAGGCAGCAGGCCCAGCCACTCGATCGGCAAGCTGATCGGTCGATACGATAATAGTTttggatatttatttatttatattttaatttctatttattttactaattttttttcctcgtgttttggttgttgttgttgttgttgttgttgtcacTATTAAACAAGAAACATGTCGTCACCAAGCGCTGGAAAACGACGTATGGACACCGATGTCATCAAATTGTATCCTTGACTCGTAAAAGTAGCTAGTGTACACGCATAATATCTAACATACTGTAgaaagtaattattattgacacACGTGTTTTAAATTACGATACACTAGACGTTCTTAGAGAATCCAATAAGTCATTCATCCGACGTTTCGTCAGTAACGCATCCATCCATCGCACGCACGCATTTTTACGTATGTGTAAAATAAATGATTCATTTCAACCATGCTCCGACATCTTGTATACACTTTGGTACTTCCACGCGTTTAATttcgttcaaaattttctccaatgtCATCATTCACTCGTGCTTCATAACCAGTTTATATGCTCGTCAATATCAGGGGCCCCATTTGGTACGTCCCTGGCGGCACCCCCTCCTCGACGACTGTCGCTAGTTCTCCATCcctccttttctctctttctccgtcTACCGCACAGCTGTTTTTAACAACCAGCTGATTGCTGTACTCACGCACATGTATAACACGCGCCTCTTGCATGTACGggtttcatgattttttattttagaggTTGGAAAATCGAGAGtagagagaatgagaaaaacaaatttgaccTAATTTCTTGCAGGATACGAATTTCCTTTAACTCGCAGATCCTTTTTAAACCCTTATCGTTTTTGCGTATTCTAAAAACTTTCTCTTTCCCTCACCCCCCTCCCAGACCTCTATCCTATCGaaagttttctcattttcaattcTACGTGAGCGAttcaactttctttttatttttcaacttttttcgctAGGCCATATTTTCTCAATCGTTTCTATTCCGTTTGCTTCATCATTCTATCgttaatttattctttcaatttttactttactctctgccattttgaaatcgattcgcggtttttctctctttaacCACGGTTCGCGAAACTGGCGGCTGCGCTTTTCCCATATAATAACACGAATTCAgagtgtacgtatgtatatacagttaGATGATATTATACGGCCATACAGCTGTTTTTAAACAGCTGATCGAGTGCCTACAATGTACACAGTAAATATAACGCGCGCGGCAAGGTAGACGACATATTAACCCTTTGATTGTGAGTTACACATTATTGTGCTGAGTCAACTTCTACAACAAGATAGTATTCTATGGTTTTTGGGAATTTGACATTAGATcccaaaaattcaagatggtggatccaatatggtggccgaaaatccaaaatttgatcgaatttgATCAAAAAACTCTGCAGGTGTTTGCGAGGTCGCTTATTGGATTCGccattctgaattttcaaaatctgatttcagattcgtaatcagcggcCCCAAAAACTCTTGGACAGAGTTTTCGCTCCGGATTCgatcgattttgaaattttcgttcgcTATATCAGacccgccatcttgaatttttaaaatcagaTACCAGATTCGTAATCACCGACTTCACAACCTTATAATTTATGCAAAGCATGCAAGCCCCATACGTGTAGAGGAGTAACTTTTTCGGAAATGAATTActccttcaattttcacgatttttttcaatcatttggcatctaacaataataatttacaatgtatcgcaataattactcaAGAGCATTGAAAAGCTATAAGTCATCTAGTAGAAATAGTTAAAAACCGCAaggaaatatatgtatgtcgaCAAGTTCTCCAAGTATGCAAAAAGTCATGTAAAATAGGCGATAAGAATACTTGCCACTATTCGACTCAAAGGGTCAATTcgccgtcgcgtcgtcgttgtttcagCGCTTTGTCTAACGCGACGGAGATTTTCGTTAGCTTCTTTTTACAGTTTTCTCTACACTCTAAGCCatatcatatgtatacatatatctatatatcgcACGCACATGTCTTCTTTTTACGATGTCTCTGCCCCCGCTTTtccctccttctccttctccttctccttctcctacCTTCACCCTCGTTCGTCGACCCTCTACACATTCATCGCTATATAATGTGTTCGGTTATCgttatagttattattattgttattattttgtgccattttattttctcttctttttgccgttttttttttttttttttgttttatgctTGTTTCTGTTTTCGCTCTTATACATTCGGTATACTTTAACGTGTAGGTTTCTCGCTCCGCAAAGATCAATAACGGTTCTACAGTTTTACACGTCGAATCGTTTTCTCTGGCTATCCTTTAAGCCAGTTACCTCGATTTTTGGTGGGGCGCGATTTATGTTAGTTTCGCGAGGTAGCAAACAACGAAATATAACAACACTTCTCTTGCATAATGTATGCGGTGATGTCTGCGGCAGATTTaacagttttatttattcatttgattgtttattttcttctttcaattatcAACACCTGGCGTATATGCAGTTGAACGATGTTATGTTTAGTAGAATTATTATATGAATAGCTAAACAGTCGCAATGTGTACAAACATTTAACGCATAATGTTATTTGGTAATTTTAAATCAATAAACCGATCTTTCGTTTTTGCTATTTAAATAACTTCTACggtatacgtattatactCATGTATATCATACGCGTGATAACTACACGACGTGCCATATACTCTAAACTATACGTCAACACACCATTATCGACATCCTACGTTGATAACGAATACGATAGGACGGGAaacttgcgatttttatattacGCTAAGACGCCGGTCTAGCCGATTATTGTtgttcgttattattattgttcaacgatgtgaaaaaacttttcttgcgCTCCTTGATCAAGACAGTTGTTCAtacctgagaaaaaaaaattgttattttgtttttcatttttttttatcaagcttTATATGCATAAATAGACTTTGACTCGCAGACTTAAATGGTGAAACATAAGTCGGTAAATGGTCAGATACGAATGGATAAAATTCGACGGTTTCGAAGTCAGCAAAGAAAACATACAATGATAATTCGACCCGCTTATCCTCTCCGCCCTTTCCATACACACAACatcaatcattatttatatcctatatatatatatatatgcattggAAAGATATTGTCATTGTGAGTTGAAGAAGCttcagttttcattttcacaaacGTATATCAATTCGATGTAACCCTTGCGCTGTCGCGGGTCAAGGctcgttataatttataacattGTATCATTACCAATACGCTTCGCAAAGCCACTCGTGGCGTCTCTCTTTAtcagaggaaagaaaaaagtcatgAAAAGATGCAGAGATAAATCGATACCTTTGCGGCAATATCATACCTACTCACACCTACCATGCTGTTGATTGGATAATTGGTACTTTTCCTTATTTCGAATATTCAATACGTAATCAGAATCGAAAGTAAACACGAAGTGACGATATTGGGCGGTCTCAacgaattttcggtgaaatTCTACGGACCGAGAGGAAGTAAGTATGATGAAGGTTTATACTACAGTAACATGTTATATACACAAGGGAAATGGAGAAAAcgcgaatgaataaataaatgaataaataaataaaactgaggtcttgtaaataaaatgatgCAACGTGGAATGTTTAGCTTTCACACGTGGTAttttatataacaataatGGAAAAGATGTCGGTTTGCATGTatataatttgttgaatatattatacgaaagCTAAACATCGAAAGATGAAAGGCGATGAAATATGCGGATTTGTCATCGAGCGTGAAATGGAAGATATTCGCCGTCTGTGTAACGCGTTGCTTGGTCTGCAGGAATGTGAAATATTCGATTAAAAAAGACTTATATGTATGTTCATGTAgagtatataatttatattaaaacaaaTGAGGAGAAacatatagaaataaaaaattcctccAAAACGTGTTtaatctatatatgtatatatccgtATACAAGTAACGCGTTACGTTTACAACCACGCAGTTCCTAAAATAAGTTTCGAAAAATACTCTCTGAGGACGCCGCAGATCGTGGCGTGTTTGTGCCGTGCGACCTCAGAAAAAGGCGTACAGTCCAGATGCTGTATGTAGAAAAAACCTGACATTGCCATTTTTCGATatcgttgtttcttttttctaatcgTTGGTAGTCTGAATCCAGAATTTCGACCAGGTTCCCTATCGAGCATCGgtcgccatcttgaatttatggTTTCAGTCAGAAAATATCTATAatagatagataaaaaattgttatgatCAAAATTGTAGAGAATTCAGTTTCATACAAGTTTAGTTATGACCATTTAGTCAACGGTTGAAAATgggtgaattttatttgacaaaaacaaattccctggtaaattcaaaatggcggacgaAGCTAACGCAGAATCtggtagacatttttttttacactaccAATCCACCCTCTCAacgattagaaaaattaaatagtagtttcgaaaaattgctAATTCAAATGTATATTTCGACTGGACTATATAATCAGAAAAAGGCgtaaacttgaagtaaagaaatatatGTAACGAGTGATCGTGTACGAGGATTCTTTCTGACGCTTGGAAATGAGTCGATGAAACGGATTCTGTTACAGGCACTTGttctacatacataaatattatacagacATACATGTTACTGTCCACATATCATATTTGCATTCACGCAGCACGCGATTGATTTATCGTATAACTCTGAAGATCGAAGAGGGTCCTTGTGGAAATTTACGAACTGTAACGAACGAACGTGACCCGCATGCGCGgtctttaaaatcaaatttcgaacaCCGATTCGTCGCAATCAATGATTAAACGTACGCGTACATACATGTCTAAACGCTTCTCTGCGATCTGGGCCTTGGCCATGGTTCTCTGCTGACGAGTTTTAAAATAAACACTGACAAACTTCTTTGCCTTGACTTATTACACTGCTCGCGATGTTCTTACAGCCTAGCGCTTGCATTCGTTGCAATTTTCGTTACGGATTTGTTTCATCGAACTCATACCGATgttattgaaaagaaaaaaaaagggaaaaaaaaactctcatttcaacattttttctcttcatattCCAGCGCCGTACGAGGGCGGAATATGGAAGGTCAGAGTTCATCTGCCGGACCATTATCCATTCAAATCCCCGTCAATTGGCTTCATGAACAAAGTGTATCATCCCAACATCGATGAAGTCTCGGGCACCGTTTGTCTCGACGTTATTAACCAGGCATGGACTGCCTTGTACGGTAAGAAATTAACTATTCTCAACTATTCCGAGAAATTGGATAAAAGTTGCGACATTCTTTTACTGTCAGACAAAAATCGTCGCTAATTTTATTCCAGACATGTTTTCAGGGTCGACATTTAGACCGTAAATTTAAAATCTGTTTCTGGACGATAAAATAGGTCGAGATATTTCGTATGATATTTCGCCAaatgatgtgaaatttttctcgatgctttcgaaatttgaaaagttttcgcaACAGATTTATTGCCTAATATTTCGCTATAGTTTTCTGTATTACTGTCACTATTAGACAGTTTTATGCATCATCTTTTCtaaagaagaattttcaaaaatctcggAAATATTCGTGGAACGAAATGATTCAATTCCCTCATCCATACTTTGTAAAGAGCTTCAAGTTCGCCaaaggatgaatgaaaaagcaGTAAGAAAAGCATAATCTGAATAATTATCGATtgcttctatttttctctttcacagatttgtcaaatattttcgaatcgtTTTTACCTCAACTTTTAACGTACCCCAATCCAATTGATCCATTGAATGGAGACGCAGCCGCGATGTACCTTCATAAACCTGaagaatacaagaaaaaagtaGCCGGTAAGACAAAAAGCAATctacaataagaaaaaaaaaaagatacatatatttggtcatgtttaattttttttatgaaaaaatgcgTTTTTCTTGCCTCACAGATTACGTTAGGAAATACGCGACAGAGGAAGCATTACGAGATCAAGAGAATGGGGGTACAGGAAATGGTGTTTCGTCGGACAGCGAATCGTCGATGAGTGACTTTAGCGAAGATGAAGCGCAGGACATGGAGTTGTAACCAAATATCTTATCACCCGTACCCATATCCTTACTCTTAAAGTCCAGAAAAAACAACATCAATGATATTTTGTTTACAAAACATAAAGTGCTTAATTTTTGATCATATATTTATCTATACACATCCGTTATTAGTCATCTAATTAATCTTCCACAATGTGGGATTCATCAACGATTGTGACCGTgacaatgatgataatgatatcGTCAATGGCAATGACATGAATGATGGTATATCGTAGAGGATCACTTGTTATTTATTGAACTTGCGTTTTCAAATCATCGATGATGACCATCGTCGCGTTTATTCACTAATTAACGTCAACCTCACACTATCGCGCTTTATATTATTCTACGATAGTGTTGGATTTATTGATCTTATTgttttcccttctttttttttatacattcgtTTTTTCCCCATGTTTTTTATTCGCGCTCGAGTTTTAAGATACCacaaaagaaaatggaaaaagaaacacataTTTGTATAGATTATTAATTGTCAGTCACGTTCATCACTGTTCACATCACTGATAAGAGTAAAtgataattgatatttttgctgaagagaaaatgaaaaataaacatatacatatactacatatgtatgtatgtttaaaaagaaactaatcaaattttcgaaacgaaattcaattactttttatgccacatatttttgaaatcctgTGGACTAATCCTGAAAAAATCCCCAGCTAAACTCCCAAAGTCATTTTTAAGATCCTACGTTAtccatcctcatcctcatcaagattcctgaaaaatttcaatcacagGATGCAAAGCAGCGACGATACACAGCTGGGATTTAAATCTAGCTGCAAACGTCATCTGAATGAAGAGATCGCAACTGATTCAGCGGCGCCGAAAGCAACTAGATCTTCCATTAAAGACAATTTTACTCTGTGCCGCCTTCAAAGAACCGGTGAAAACAGCCGCAGCGAAGCACCCTTCGTCACGCTTCATTCTAACAATATGGACGTGGACCTGGATAATTTTGATGAGAACAGCGTCGATGTTATCAACTGACATTTTGTATCTTAAAATAACTCTGGGCAGGTTTTGTCACTGTTGTGCACAAAAGGTTGTGTCCTGTTAGAATCCTGAAAAAGAGATATCGAACCCCTGAGGTGGTTTAAATAATACGAAAAAGAATCTGAAAGAACAACCCTGAGGGTTTGTCGGCAtcgtttcaaatgaattttttctctgacgtgacagttgaataaaaaatgtgaaaaaattaaatgatcgACAAACCATTTAACGCATCATTTTATCTGGATACTGCATTCATATTGCTCCGCTCAGATATGACGATGGTAGATTTTTCCTCTCAGGTTTTAGCAGAGACACCTTTTTGATGTGACACTGTAATCGTCAATCGAATTTGTATATCTAGTTTTTCATTACTGCGAAAATATTCACTCTGTATCTACTTTCTTTATATTATTGATAGTAAAATTCAGACAATTGATAATTATCATATATTCTTAtgcttcttttactttttaattgTTGTAGGTTTATGTACATAACAACTATTAAAGCTAGAGATAATCGTATTgctgataaattttgaaaaaaagttgaaagaaagcAAAGTACACTGATTCGCACTTGTTGTCAGCCATCTTAcgtaaatacatttttattattaaacatcaaattggaaaaatctgcatgaaattattatacctacttttCTGGAAGATGTGTAAGTTATGAAATTCGCTCAAATACCTTGTGATATATCACCTACACGTACAGCTTATACCAATGAGCTGAATTTCGTACAACGAACAAACGTTTTctttattaatgaaaaaaattcttcgaaccGTCGATTCTTTgctgtctaaaaaaaattcttactctTGAATATTGTTATAGATTCGttggataattttataatcattaAAGTACCAAGGATTAACTTTCTTACtttattcgtttcaaatttgtaCATTAAGAGCGCAGTTTCTCCAAGTCTCAGGTTGTATACTTCCTTGATCTTCTCCTTAATGTTCATTTACAAGCTTTACAGAACAAGAATAgacatcattttcaaaatatgaactGCAACTGTTTGCTTAACTTTTTTATCCAACTTTAATTTCAACTTTCCTAATCATACCTTACactcgaaaaatttgtcaaagctGTTCGAGCTATTTTCTTTATCATGTTTTTTCTCACTGATAATCAAAACAATAACACTAACgatagtaattatttttcaaagtattcaatttttctttcatcttcctGCATTGTTTCCTTATCTAAACGCGACACTCATCATCCATGGTATTTGTGTGAAATTATCTACAACTGTTAGTTGTCCTCTATTCAAGGCACAGTGGCACAAGCAAACGAGCAGGATAAGCGTGGCTTGAAGAATGCCACATAGAATGAGTACATTTACCTTAAGTACCAGatttgcaatgaaattttttaatcagtcaCATAATAAGGTTTGCTGCAATACCATACAGGATTTCACGTTATTTCAAGTCAAGTTGTTCGTATGGTTGAAAGAggagaaatttcataatttggaAATGACATTGGTGGACATAATTAAGAATACATTTAGCTGTTCTTATTGCTGTTaatgttattgttatcattattgttgatgttattaattcttcaaatatGTAACTAATTCCAGCGGTATTAAAATATGGCAAAGTAAGATCATATTCGTAGATCTCAAATAGATCTCAATTGCAGCGTAGTTTTattaatgtatatacacgttTATTATGTACTGGAAAATATCACATACAAGGTACCAGATTAAAACAGAAGGAGGAGGTACAATGGTTTTTGCTTTCTTCGTTAGCTACGCTGTTATTAATCACTGTCTAGGTGCACACTTAAGTATAATGGAATCAAAGGACAACCAAAATGAGtcatcatcatttttaacATAGAAATAAGGACGATAGTTaggttttgaaatttatctccCCGTTTTGCAGCTATTAACTAACTGTACATTTATTCATCATCTTGCatataagtataaattattctcacgaaaaactt contains:
- the LOC124410943 gene encoding ubiquitin-conjugating enzyme E2 H; translated protein: MSSPSAGKRRMDTDVIKLIESKHEVTILGGLNEFSVKFYGPRGTPYEGGIWKVRVHLPDHYPFKSPSIGFMNKVYHPNIDEVSGTVCLDVINQAWTALYDLSNIFESFLPQLLTYPNPIDPLNGDAAAMYLHKPEEYKKKVADYVRKYATEEALRDQENGGTGNGVSSDSESSMSDFSEDEAQDMEL